A genomic stretch from Cellulomonas sp. KRMCY2 includes:
- a CDS encoding LysE/ArgO family amino acid transporter translates to MSALLPGFLTGLSLIAAIGAQNAFVLRQGVRREHVLMVVTVCALADAALIGTGIAGLGVLVDDHPTALVVARYGGAAFLLTLAARAALRTRRPSGLDAAQGATVGRGAVLVTTLALTFLNPHVYLDTVVLLGSVANQHGTGGRWAFGAGAVVASILWFFGLGFGARLLRPLFARPVAWQVLDGVVAVVMTVVAIGLVV, encoded by the coding sequence ATGAGCGCCCTGCTGCCGGGCTTCCTCACCGGTCTCTCCCTGATCGCCGCGATCGGTGCGCAGAACGCCTTCGTGCTGCGCCAGGGCGTGCGGCGCGAGCACGTGCTCATGGTGGTCACGGTCTGCGCCCTCGCGGACGCGGCGCTGATCGGGACCGGGATCGCGGGGCTCGGCGTCCTGGTCGACGACCATCCGACCGCGCTGGTCGTCGCCCGCTACGGCGGTGCCGCGTTCCTGCTCACGCTGGCCGCACGGGCCGCCCTGCGCACCCGTCGGCCGAGCGGTCTCGACGCGGCGCAGGGGGCGACCGTCGGACGCGGCGCCGTCCTGGTCACCACGCTGGCCCTGACCTTCCTCAACCCGCACGTCTACCTCGACACCGTCGTCCTGCTCGGGTCGGTCGCGAACCAGCACGGCACCGGCGGCCGATGGGCCTTCGGCGCCGGCGCGGTGGTCGCGAGCATCCTGTGGTTCTTCGGCCTCGGCTTCGGGGCGCGCCTGCTGCGTCCGCTGTTCGCCCGTCCGGTGGCCTGGCAGGTCCTCGACGGCGTGGTCGCGGTCGTCATGACTGTCGTCGCAATCGGTCTCGTGGTCTGA
- a CDS encoding LysR family transcriptional regulator ArgP codes for MEIDGAQLAALAAVVDEGTFEAAARRLHVTPSAVSQRVKGLEQAMGQVLVRRSRPCRATDAGHALVRLAGQTALLQSEALVAVRGVTGAAPRVSVAVNADSLSTWFPAAIAELPIRARLDLRREDQDHSAELLRDGSVMAAVTADPQAVQGCRVRPLGAMRYLPVGSPSYVTQWFGGGLDPAALAVAPLLTFNRKDALQVRFLRQVSRRPLEPPVHYVPSSSAFVELVRRGLGWGMVPDVAAAPLLADGELVVLAPGRHLDIPLYWQHWKLESAVLDALTTSVVAAAREVLHGP; via the coding sequence ATGGAGATCGATGGCGCCCAGCTCGCCGCCCTGGCGGCGGTCGTCGACGAGGGGACGTTCGAGGCAGCGGCCCGCCGCCTGCACGTCACACCGTCCGCGGTGAGCCAGCGGGTCAAGGGTCTCGAGCAGGCCATGGGCCAGGTGCTCGTGCGCCGGTCGAGACCGTGCCGGGCCACCGACGCGGGCCATGCCCTGGTCCGCCTCGCCGGGCAGACCGCGCTGCTGCAGAGCGAGGCGCTGGTCGCCGTCCGGGGTGTGACCGGCGCGGCCCCTCGGGTCTCGGTCGCGGTCAACGCCGACTCCCTGTCCACCTGGTTCCCCGCCGCGATCGCCGAGCTGCCGATCCGGGCGCGCCTCGACCTGCGACGCGAGGACCAGGACCACTCTGCCGAGCTGCTCCGCGACGGGTCGGTGATGGCAGCCGTGACCGCCGACCCGCAGGCGGTCCAGGGCTGCCGGGTACGTCCGCTCGGTGCGATGCGCTACCTGCCGGTCGGCTCGCCGTCGTACGTCACGCAGTGGTTCGGTGGCGGGCTGGACCCCGCCGCGCTCGCCGTGGCGCCGCTGCTGACCTTCAACCGCAAGGACGCGCTGCAGGTGCGGTTCCTGCGCCAGGTCTCGCGTCGCCCGCTCGAGCCGCCGGTGCACTACGTCCCGTCGTCGTCGGCCTTCGTCGAGCTCGTCCGCCGCGGGCTGGGCTGGGGCATGGTGCCCGACGTCGCCGCTGCGCCCCTGCTGGCCGACGGCGAGCTCGTCGTGCTCGCGCCCGGCCGGCACCTCGACATCCCGCTGTACTGGCAGCACTGGAAGCTCGAGTCGGCCGTGCTGGACGCCCTGACGACCAGCGTCGTGGCGGCCGCTCGCGAGGTCCTGCACGGCCCGTGA
- the rplM gene encoding 50S ribosomal protein L13, producing the protein MRTYTPKPGDVERTWHVIDATDVVLGRLATQIAVLLRGKHKATFAPHVDGGDFVIVINAEKVALTGNKREQKLAYRHSGYPGGLRAVPYGELLAKKPDRAVEKAVRGMLPKTSLARTQMGKLKVYAGPEHPHFAQQPKPFEITQVAQ; encoded by the coding sequence GTGCGCACGTACACCCCGAAGCCCGGCGACGTCGAGCGGACCTGGCACGTCATCGACGCGACCGATGTCGTCCTCGGCCGCCTTGCCACCCAGATCGCCGTCCTGTTGCGCGGCAAGCACAAGGCGACGTTCGCGCCGCACGTCGACGGCGGTGACTTCGTCATCGTCATCAACGCCGAGAAGGTCGCCCTGACCGGCAACAAGCGTGAGCAGAAGCTCGCCTACCGCCACTCGGGCTACCCGGGCGGTCTGCGGGCGGTCCCGTACGGCGAGCTGCTCGCCAAGAAGCCTGACCGGGCCGTCGAGAAGGCCGTCCGCGGCATGCTCCCCAAGACGTCCCTCGCGCGGACCCAGATGGGCAAGCTCAAGGTCTACGCCGGCCCCGAGCACCCGCACTTCGCGCAGCAGCCGAAGCCCTTCGAGATCACCCAGGTCGCCCAGTAG
- the rpsI gene encoding 30S ribosomal protein S9, producing the protein MAETTVDIDVAGDETPTSYTSETVAPTGRGQSLTAPAQALGRRKEAVARVRLIPGTGQWKINGRTLEDYFPNKVHQQLVNSPFKLVDVEGRFDVIARIHGGGVSGQAGALRLGIARGLNEIDEEHNRPALKKAGFLTRDPRAVERKKAGLKKARKAPQYSKR; encoded by the coding sequence GTGGCCGAGACCACCGTCGACATCGACGTTGCGGGCGACGAGACGCCCACCAGCTACACCTCTGAGACGGTCGCGCCCACGGGCCGCGGCCAGAGCCTGACCGCTCCCGCACAGGCCCTCGGCCGTCGCAAGGAGGCTGTCGCCCGGGTTCGCCTGATCCCCGGCACCGGTCAGTGGAAGATCAACGGCCGCACCCTCGAGGACTACTTCCCGAACAAGGTGCACCAGCAGTTGGTCAACAGCCCGTTCAAGCTCGTCGACGTGGAGGGCCGGTTCGACGTCATCGCCCGCATCCACGGTGGCGGCGTGAGCGGCCAGGCCGGCGCCCTGCGTCTGGGCATCGCCCGCGGTCTCAACGAGATCGACGAGGAGCACAACCGTCCGGCCCTGAAGAAGGCCGGCTTCCTGACCCGTGACCCGCGCGCCGTCGAGCGCAAGAAGGCCGGTCTCAAGAAGGCGCGCAAGGCACCGCAGTACTCCAAGCGCTGA
- the glmM gene encoding phosphoglucosamine mutase, translated as MGRLFGTDGVRGVANRDVTAELALDLSVAAAHVLGASGAFAGHRPRAVVGRDPRSSGEFLSAAVAAGLASAGVDVTDVGVLPTPGVAHVTGALGFDLGVMLSASHNPMPDNGIKFFTRGGHKLPDDVEDAIEQRMGEPWERPIGAGVGRITQDGGLAVIRYVEHLVQTLPAGPDGAAPLAGLRIAVDCANGAASEVGPAALRAAGADVVVINASPDGRNINQTCGSTHPEQLQAVVVASGAHLGVAFDGDADRCLAVDAEGRLVDGDQIMGILAVALKERGELVNDTLVITVMSNLGLQLAMTDAGIRTEQTGVGDRYVLEAMRAGGHILGGEQSGHLIMARHATTGDGTLTALQLAARVVTTGRTLADLATTVSRLPQVLINVTGVDRARADLDDGVLAAVALAEAELGLRGRVLLRPSGTEPVVRVMVEAGEQDVADRVAHRLAEVVRERLAL; from the coding sequence ATGGGGCGCTTGTTCGGGACAGACGGTGTCCGCGGTGTGGCGAACCGTGACGTGACCGCAGAGCTCGCCCTCGACCTGTCGGTCGCCGCCGCCCACGTCCTGGGCGCGTCGGGCGCCTTCGCCGGGCATCGTCCGCGGGCCGTGGTCGGCCGGGACCCCCGTTCGTCGGGGGAGTTCCTCTCGGCCGCGGTGGCGGCGGGTCTCGCCAGCGCAGGTGTCGACGTGACCGACGTCGGGGTCCTGCCGACGCCAGGTGTCGCCCATGTGACGGGTGCGCTCGGCTTCGACCTCGGCGTGATGCTCTCCGCCTCGCACAACCCCATGCCGGACAACGGCATCAAGTTCTTCACCCGTGGCGGGCACAAGCTGCCGGACGACGTCGAGGACGCGATCGAGCAGCGCATGGGCGAGCCGTGGGAACGTCCGATCGGTGCCGGCGTCGGGCGGATCACCCAGGACGGTGGCCTGGCCGTCATCCGGTACGTCGAGCACCTGGTCCAGACGCTGCCCGCCGGGCCGGACGGCGCCGCTCCGCTGGCAGGCCTCCGGATCGCGGTCGACTGCGCCAACGGCGCCGCGAGCGAGGTCGGACCGGCCGCGCTGCGGGCCGCCGGCGCCGACGTCGTGGTGATCAACGCCTCGCCGGACGGCCGCAACATCAACCAGACGTGCGGGTCGACCCACCCCGAGCAGCTCCAGGCCGTCGTGGTGGCCTCGGGCGCCCACCTCGGTGTCGCCTTCGACGGGGACGCCGACCGCTGCCTCGCCGTCGATGCCGAGGGCAGGCTCGTCGACGGTGACCAGATCATGGGCATCCTCGCGGTCGCTCTCAAGGAGCGGGGGGAGCTCGTCAACGACACCCTCGTCATCACCGTGATGAGCAACCTCGGGCTGCAGCTCGCGATGACCGACGCAGGCATCCGCACCGAGCAGACCGGCGTGGGGGACCGGTACGTGCTCGAGGCGATGCGCGCCGGCGGTCACATCCTCGGCGGCGAGCAGTCCGGCCACCTGATCATGGCCCGGCACGCGACGACGGGTGACGGCACCCTGACCGCTCTCCAGCTCGCTGCCCGGGTCGTCACGACGGGGCGGACTCTCGCCGACCTCGCGACGACTGTCTCCCGGCTGCCGCAGGTCCTGATCAACGTCACCGGCGTCGACCGGGCCCGTGCCGACCTCGACGACGGCGTGCTCGCCGCTGTCGCGCTGGCCGAGGCCGAGCTCGGCCTGCGGGGACGCGTCCTGCTGCGGCCCTCCGGTACCGAACCGGTCGTCCGGGTGATGGTCGAGGCCGGTGAGCAGGACGTGGCCGATCGGGTCGCCCACCGGCTGGCCGAGGTCGTGCGGGAGCGGCTCGCGCTGTGA
- a CDS encoding peptide deformylase, with protein sequence MSHAADAGAVAGAVVGIKDQVEALLVGPRPLPVVAAGHRVLRTVATPYDGQLDDTVLAELVVAMRQTMRAAPGVGLAGPQIGLGLAIAVIEDAWPVDDEVAALRGRTAVPFRVLVNPRYEPVGAQRVAFYEGCLSVSGWQAVTPRWRTVRLTGSDERGTALDEVLTGWPARIVQHETDHLAGRLYIDRAELRSLVAPGSTAGYPADPSPGRAARELGFDLP encoded by the coding sequence GTGAGCCACGCCGCGGACGCCGGGGCGGTCGCCGGCGCCGTCGTGGGCATCAAGGACCAGGTCGAGGCCCTGCTCGTCGGTCCGCGTCCGCTGCCCGTCGTGGCGGCCGGCCATCGCGTGCTGCGAACCGTCGCGACGCCGTACGACGGACAGCTCGACGACACCGTGCTCGCCGAGCTCGTCGTGGCGATGCGCCAGACCATGCGTGCGGCGCCCGGGGTCGGCCTGGCCGGCCCGCAGATCGGGCTCGGGCTCGCGATCGCGGTGATCGAGGACGCCTGGCCGGTCGACGACGAGGTCGCGGCGCTGCGCGGGCGCACGGCGGTGCCGTTCCGGGTGCTCGTCAACCCACGCTACGAGCCGGTCGGTGCGCAGCGGGTCGCCTTCTACGAGGGATGCCTGAGCGTGAGCGGCTGGCAGGCCGTGACGCCGCGGTGGCGCACGGTGCGGCTGACCGGCAGCGACGAGCGCGGCACGGCTCTGGACGAGGTGCTGACCGGCTGGCCGGCGCGCATCGTCCAGCACGAGACGGACCACCTGGCCGGCCGTCTGTACATCGATCGGGCCGAGCTGCGGTCGCTCGTCGCACCCGGGTCGACTGCGGGGTACCCGGCGGATCCGTCGCCCGGACGCGCCGCCCGCGAGCTCGGGTTCGACCTGCCCTGA
- a CDS encoding DedA family protein, with protein MLEDWVIALAGSPWVFVALYLFAMIDGFFPPIPSETVVIALASLAVSTGEPNFWVLGAVAAAGAFSGDQTAYSIGRRVPVRRIRLFSGPRAQRSLDWAERALTERGAAFIIAARYVPVGRVAVNMTAGTVGFPRPRFSVLAAIAGISWSAYSVALGIGAGIWLGEHPLLAVTVGVVGGLLLGLAIDPVIRWFTRGRGGRPDRAVTSVAAQAGAVRPEPGGRLQVSADETA; from the coding sequence GTGCTGGAAGACTGGGTCATCGCGCTCGCCGGCTCGCCCTGGGTCTTCGTCGCCCTGTACCTCTTCGCCATGATCGACGGGTTCTTCCCGCCGATCCCGAGCGAGACGGTCGTCATCGCCCTCGCCTCCCTTGCGGTCTCCACCGGCGAGCCGAACTTCTGGGTGCTCGGCGCGGTCGCGGCTGCCGGTGCGTTCAGTGGCGACCAGACGGCCTACTCGATCGGTCGGCGGGTACCGGTACGACGGATACGTCTGTTCAGCGGACCGCGGGCCCAGCGGTCGCTGGACTGGGCCGAGCGTGCGCTCACCGAGCGCGGGGCGGCCTTCATCATCGCCGCCCGCTACGTCCCGGTCGGTCGGGTCGCGGTCAACATGACGGCCGGCACCGTCGGGTTCCCCCGACCGCGGTTCTCGGTGCTCGCAGCGATCGCAGGGATCTCCTGGTCGGCCTACTCGGTGGCGCTCGGGATCGGTGCGGGGATCTGGCTCGGCGAGCACCCGCTGCTCGCCGTCACCGTCGGCGTCGTCGGCGGGCTGCTCCTCGGCCTGGCCATCGACCCGGTGATCCGGTGGTTCACCCGGGGCCGCGGGGGGCGACCTGACCGCGCCGTGACGTCGGTCGCAGCGCAGGCCGGAGCCGTGAGACCGGAGCCCGGCGGCCGGCTGCAGGTGTCGGCCGACGAGACGGCCTGA
- the coaA gene encoding type I pantothenate kinase has product MTTGDLAPSTPYVDLDRATWSRLSASTPLPLTDTDVAHLRGLGDPIDLAEVDAVYRPLSRLLNLYVTATGGLHAASSTFLGEAAERTPYVIGIAGSVAVGKSTTARVLRELLARWPETPHVELITTDGFLHPNRELERRGLMGRKGFPESYDRRGLLRFLSAIKAGRAEVRAPVYSHLTYDIVPDEQVVVRRPDVLIVEGLNVLQPARATAVGGSSLAVSDFFDFSIYVDARTADVRQWYVDRFLSLRKTAFAQPESFFHRFASLTDHEAIDRAEEIWDTINAPNLEQNILPTRGRANLVLRKGADHAVQRVRLRKL; this is encoded by the coding sequence GTGACCACCGGGGATCTCGCTCCGTCGACGCCGTACGTCGACCTCGACCGAGCCACCTGGAGCCGCCTGTCGGCCTCGACACCGCTGCCGCTGACCGACACGGACGTCGCGCACCTGCGGGGCCTGGGCGACCCGATCGACCTGGCCGAGGTCGACGCCGTCTACCGGCCGCTGTCCCGGCTGCTCAACCTCTACGTCACGGCGACCGGCGGGCTGCACGCGGCATCGTCGACCTTCCTCGGCGAGGCTGCCGAGCGCACGCCGTACGTGATCGGGATCGCCGGCTCGGTCGCCGTCGGCAAGTCGACGACCGCCCGGGTGCTGCGCGAGCTGCTGGCGCGCTGGCCGGAGACGCCGCACGTCGAGCTCATCACGACCGATGGCTTCCTGCACCCGAACCGCGAGCTCGAGCGCCGCGGCCTGATGGGTCGCAAGGGCTTCCCCGAGTCCTACGACCGGCGTGGGCTGCTGCGCTTCCTCTCGGCGATCAAGGCGGGCCGTGCCGAGGTCCGTGCACCGGTGTACTCGCACCTGACCTACGACATCGTGCCGGACGAGCAGGTCGTGGTCCGGCGGCCGGACGTCCTGATCGTCGAGGGGCTCAACGTCCTGCAGCCCGCCCGCGCGACGGCCGTCGGCGGGTCGAGCCTCGCGGTCAGCGACTTCTTCGACTTCTCGATCTACGTCGATGCCAGGACCGCCGACGTCCGCCAGTGGTACGTCGACCGGTTCCTGTCGCTCCGGAAGACGGCCTTCGCGCAGCCGGAGTCCTTCTTCCACCGGTTCGCCTCGCTGACCGACCACGAGGCGATCGACCGGGCCGAGGAGATCTGGGACACGATCAACGCGCCCAACCTCGAGCAGAACATCCTGCCCACCCGGGGACGCGCCAACCTCGTGCTCCGCAAGGGCGCCGATCATGCCGTGCAGCGGGTCAGGCTGCGCAAGCTCTGA
- the glmS gene encoding glutamine--fructose-6-phosphate transaminase (isomerizing) → MCGIVGYVGAQEPNARPLDVVMGGLARLEYRGYDSAGVALVTSDRGALATAKKAGKLVNLVDQLEAHPLPPATAAIGHTRWATHGAPNDVNAHPHVSADGATAVIHNGIIENFAALRAELTAAGVTLRSETDTEVVAHLLAAAFATNGDLTESMRLVARRLHGTFTLLAVHASLPGVVVGTRHDSPLVVGIGQGENFLGSDVAAFIAHTREAMELGQDQVVTITPDDVRVVDFDGAPVEARRFTVDWDAAAAEKGGFASFMDKEIHDQPHAVADTLLGRTDLSGRLILDEVRVDEAVLRQIDKIIVIACGTAAYAGQVAKYAIEHWCRIPVEVELAHEFRYRDPVVNSKTLVVAVSQSGETMDTLMAVRHAREQGATVLAIVNTHGSTIPRESDAVLYTHAGPEVAVASTKAFLAQITAAYLLGLYLAQLRGTKFPDEIAEILENLRAMPAKVQTVIDGAGHIRDVARGMADATSVLFLGRHVGFPVAMEGALKLKELAYIHAEGFAAGELKHGPIALIEEGQPVFVIVPSPRGRDSLHSKVISNIQEIRARGARTLVIAEEGDTAVLPFADEVFYVPQTPVLLAPLVAVVPLQIFACELATAKGLDVDQPRNLAKSVTVE, encoded by the coding sequence ATGTGTGGAATCGTCGGGTACGTCGGTGCCCAGGAACCCAACGCCCGCCCGCTCGACGTCGTCATGGGGGGACTGGCGCGGCTCGAGTACCGCGGCTACGACTCGGCCGGCGTCGCCCTGGTGACGTCCGACCGGGGCGCCCTGGCGACCGCGAAGAAGGCCGGCAAGCTGGTCAACCTCGTCGACCAGCTCGAGGCGCACCCCCTGCCGCCGGCGACGGCCGCCATCGGGCACACGCGATGGGCCACCCACGGTGCCCCGAACGACGTCAACGCCCACCCGCACGTGTCGGCCGACGGAGCGACCGCGGTGATCCACAACGGGATCATCGAGAACTTCGCCGCGCTGCGGGCCGAGCTCACGGCGGCCGGCGTCACGCTGCGCAGCGAGACGGACACCGAGGTCGTCGCACACCTGCTCGCGGCCGCGTTCGCGACCAACGGCGACCTGACCGAGTCGATGCGCCTCGTGGCGCGCAGGCTGCACGGGACGTTCACGCTGCTGGCCGTGCACGCGAGCCTGCCGGGCGTCGTGGTCGGCACCCGGCACGACTCTCCGCTGGTGGTCGGCATCGGGCAGGGCGAGAACTTCCTCGGCTCGGACGTCGCGGCCTTCATCGCGCACACCCGTGAGGCCATGGAGCTCGGCCAGGACCAGGTCGTGACGATCACGCCGGACGACGTCCGGGTGGTGGACTTCGACGGCGCGCCGGTCGAGGCGCGGCGGTTCACGGTGGACTGGGACGCCGCGGCCGCGGAGAAGGGCGGCTTCGCCTCGTTCATGGACAAGGAGATCCACGACCAGCCGCACGCCGTGGCAGACACCCTCCTGGGCCGCACCGACCTGTCCGGTCGGCTGATCCTCGACGAGGTCAGGGTCGACGAGGCCGTGCTGCGTCAGATCGACAAGATCATCGTGATCGCCTGCGGGACGGCCGCCTACGCAGGGCAGGTGGCGAAGTACGCCATCGAGCACTGGTGCCGGATCCCGGTGGAGGTCGAGCTCGCGCACGAGTTCCGCTACCGCGACCCGGTCGTCAACTCCAAGACGCTCGTGGTGGCCGTCTCGCAGTCCGGCGAGACGATGGACACCCTGATGGCCGTGCGGCACGCACGCGAGCAGGGCGCGACGGTGCTCGCCATCGTCAACACGCACGGCTCGACGATCCCCCGGGAGTCCGATGCCGTGCTCTACACGCACGCCGGACCCGAGGTCGCCGTCGCGTCGACCAAGGCCTTCCTGGCCCAGATCACCGCGGCCTACCTGCTCGGCCTCTACCTGGCCCAGCTGCGCGGCACGAAGTTCCCCGACGAGATCGCCGAGATCCTCGAGAACCTGCGCGCCATGCCCGCCAAGGTGCAGACGGTGATCGACGGCGCCGGGCACATCCGCGACGTCGCACGCGGGATGGCCGACGCGACGTCGGTGCTGTTCCTCGGCCGGCACGTCGGCTTCCCGGTCGCGATGGAGGGCGCGCTCAAGCTCAAGGAGCTGGCCTACATCCACGCCGAGGGCTTTGCGGCCGGCGAGCTCAAGCACGGTCCGATCGCCCTGATCGAGGAGGGTCAGCCGGTCTTCGTCATCGTGCCCTCCCCGCGGGGTCGGGACTCGCTGCACAGCAAGGTGATCTCGAACATCCAGGAGATCCGGGCGCGCGGAGCACGCACGCTGGTCATCGCCGAGGAGGGCGACACCGCAGTGCTGCCGTTCGCGGACGAGGTCTTCTACGTGCCGCAGACCCCGGTGCTGCTCGCGCCGCTCGTCGCGGTGGTCCCGCTGCAGATCTTCGCGTGCGAGCTCGCGACGGCCAAGGGTCTGGACGTCGACCAGCCGCGCAACCTCGCCAAGTCCGTCACGGTCGAGTGA
- a CDS encoding holo-ACP synthase, with protein MIVGVGIDVVDVARFVKTIERAPGLRDKLFTAQERDLPPASLAARFAAKEAIAKALGAPGTMSWQDATVLRVVGGQPEVQIRGTVAARAAELGIDRFHLSISHDAGIASAIAVAERDPA; from the coding sequence GTGATCGTCGGCGTCGGGATCGACGTCGTCGACGTCGCCCGGTTCGTCAAGACGATCGAGCGTGCGCCCGGGCTGCGGGACAAGCTCTTCACCGCGCAGGAGCGGGACCTGCCGCCGGCGTCGCTCGCTGCGCGGTTCGCCGCCAAGGAGGCGATCGCCAAGGCTCTGGGTGCGCCGGGGACCATGAGCTGGCAGGACGCGACGGTGCTGCGCGTGGTCGGTGGCCAGCCTGAGGTGCAGATCAGGGGCACCGTCGCGGCCCGCGCTGCCGAGCTCGGGATCGACCGCTTCCACCTGTCGATCTCGCACGACGCGGGGATCGCCTCGGCGATCGCCGTGGCCGAGCGCGACCCAGCCTGA
- a CDS encoding glycosyltransferase, with translation MRITLVPIGSQGDVLPVLALAQRLQGAGHGVCLVSGDDVAAQAAAAGLPFRSIGLDVRRAMAAHRDLFAFARHMSPAVAAAVSAQTDVDAVLATFLGAAAGGVARRRGLPFFYAVPIPGLPTREFAYPTSAPRRRSGRANLATHLRMASVVRIAFPPARTLFALPRPTYLHCFSTHVVPRPAEWEPFAHVTGYWFGDRTSRWEPEPALQRFLDDGPQPLCVTFGSTVDRDPQALAGILAETMRRTGRRAVIVAGWSGLDAADLPDSIVVMPGVPFDWLFDRVDAVVHHGGAGTTALALRAGLPQVVVPSVLDQPFWAQRLHALGVAPAPVPRKTLTADRLVAALSVDDVAMRRRAHELGALIEAEDGTGTAVRIIEEVVAARP, from the coding sequence ATGAGGATCACACTCGTCCCGATCGGGTCCCAGGGCGATGTCCTGCCGGTGCTCGCCCTGGCGCAGCGCCTGCAGGGAGCGGGGCACGGTGTCTGCCTGGTCTCGGGTGACGACGTCGCGGCGCAGGCGGCCGCCGCCGGGCTCCCGTTCCGGTCGATCGGCCTCGACGTCCGCCGGGCGATGGCCGCCCACCGCGACCTGTTCGCGTTCGCGCGCCACATGTCCCCGGCGGTGGCCGCGGCCGTCTCGGCCCAGACCGACGTCGACGCCGTGCTCGCGACGTTCCTCGGGGCCGCAGCGGGTGGGGTGGCACGACGCCGCGGCCTGCCGTTCTTCTACGCCGTCCCGATCCCCGGTCTGCCGACCCGGGAGTTCGCCTACCCGACCTCCGCGCCGCGGCGCCGCAGCGGGCGGGCCAACCTCGCGACCCACCTGAGGATGGCGAGCGTCGTCCGGATCGCCTTCCCGCCGGCCCGCACGCTCTTCGCGCTCCCGCGCCCCACGTACCTGCACTGCTTCAGCACCCACGTCGTGCCGCGGCCCGCGGAGTGGGAGCCGTTCGCGCACGTGACCGGGTACTGGTTCGGTGACCGGACCTCCCGGTGGGAGCCGGAGCCCGCCCTGCAGCGCTTCCTGGACGACGGACCCCAGCCGCTCTGCGTCACGTTCGGCAGCACCGTGGACCGCGACCCTCAGGCCCTCGCCGGGATCCTCGCCGAGACGATGCGACGTACCGGACGGCGTGCCGTGATCGTGGCCGGGTGGTCGGGCCTGGACGCGGCCGACCTGCCCGACAGCATCGTCGTCATGCCCGGTGTCCCCTTCGACTGGCTGTTCGACCGGGTCGACGCCGTCGTGCACCACGGGGGCGCCGGCACCACAGCACTCGCGCTGCGCGCCGGGCTGCCCCAGGTCGTCGTGCCGTCCGTGCTCGACCAGCCCTTCTGGGCGCAGCGCCTGCACGCCCTCGGCGTGGCGCCGGCGCCGGTGCCACGCAAGACGCTCACCGCGGATCGGCTGGTGGCGGCCCTGAGCGTCGACGACGTCGCGATGCGACGGCGGGCGCACGAGCTCGGCGCCCTGATCGAGGCCGAGGACGGCACCGGGACGGCCGTCCGGATCATCGAGGAGGTGGTCGCCGCACGCCCCTGA